Part of the Streptomyces sp. NBC_01460 genome, CGCAGCACGTCCATCAGCCCTTCGACCACACGCCCGAAGTGGGGGTCGGAGAACATCCGGCCGATGAAGGGCTCGGAGACGGGGCGTTTCTCGCGCTCGGAGACCACGAGGGCGATCGAGTCGGTCCGCCGGGTCACCAGCGACCGCGCCGCACGGTTGGGGACGTAGCCCGTGGTGGCCACCGCCTCCTCCACGACGCGCCGCAGGGCCGGGTCCACCGTGGTCGCCCCGTTGATCACGCGGGACACGGTGGCCCGGGAGACGCCCGCCACCGCGGCCACGTCCTCCAAGGTGGCGGGGCGTACGGGCGGTGAGACGTCGGCAGTCATGCAGTCTTTATACCGGGTGATCCGATGGGCAGGCGAAGGGTTCCGGCACGTCAGCGGCCCTGCCCGCGCACAGATCCGTCAGAGCCGCCAGTTGTTCCCCGCGCGCGGCCACCAGGGCGCGCGCCCGCGCTCGGGCATCCGCCGAGCCGCCGGCGGCCGTGGCTGAGCGCGAGACCTGCTCCGACTGGCGCAGATGGTCGTGGATCAGGGTCACGAGCAGGCGGTCGAAGGCCGCGCCCCGGGCGGCGCGGGCGCGGTCGAGATCCTCGGCCGTCACCATGCCCGGCATGTCGTGCCCCTTGTGCAGATCGGTGTCCGGCAGCCCCATCCGGTCCCGCAGCCCCCGCAGCGCGGCCAGTTCGCCGGCCTGCGCGGTCCGCAGGCGGGCCGCCCAGGACCGCAGCCCGGGGCCGGTGGCCTTCCCGGCCGCGACGTCCAGCAGGACGAGGGCCTGTTCGTCCATCGGGATCATCAGCTGGACCCATGCGGCGTCCGTCGGGTCCACGGAGGGGGCGGAGCCGGCCGTCGTGGGGGAGTGGCCGGACGCCGGGTCCGACCGCCGGTCTCCTTCCCCGGCGCACGAGGTCAGAAGGACGAGCAGGAGCAGCAGGGCTGCGGTGCGACGAGCCGTCATCGGCAGGAGGTCCTTGCGCGGGGCGCCCGTCCGGGCCTCGGGGACCCGGACGGGCGCTGGTCGGACGGTGGGTCGATGTGCGGTCAGGGCGTGCCGTCGGCCCCGCACTTGATGATGGCGTTGATGCAGTCGCGCACCCGTTGTGCGATCTCCGCCTCGGGCCAGACATTGAAGAAGTCGCCGTGCATCGTGTAGCCCCGCCCCGAGGCCAGCCGGAGGCGTGCGGGGTCACCGTTGACCGGATAGCGCAGGACCTGACGCAGCTTGGGAACCGGGACCGGGTGGGTCGAGGGGCAGGCCCCGCCGACCGGATAGGCCATGTGGCTCTTGTGGTCGGCCGAGTCGAGGTCCCTGCCGTTCCAGCACTGCGGGAAGTCCAGGTAGCTCTCCATCATGGAGCCCGCGGGGCAGTTGACGAAGTCGTGCGACGGGTCGACCTCGCCGTGGTGCAGACAGGACCAGCGGGAGATGGTGTTGTCGTCCGGGCCGGTGGCCTTGGCGTTGCCCGCGACGATGCGCAGCCCGCGGGGGAACGGCTCGATCGTCCGGATGATGTCGTCCCGCACGCCCTCGCCGAGGTAGTAGAAGGTGGTGCCGGTCGGCTCCACCGCCCGGTCGCCGTCGTACAGCGTGGGGACCCAGTACGAGGAGAGGTCGGTCGCGGGCGCGCAGCTGGTGCGGGCCTTCTCCAGCGAGGCCAGATCGGAGTGGGCGTTCGCGGAGTCGTTGCCGAAGAAGCTGTGCATGTGCGAGGCACCGGGCAGGTTCGGCAGCACGATCGGGTCGTCGGGGGCCCGGTGCGTGTAGGGGCATTCCGCGAGGAACTCGGCTACCCGGACCACGTCGGCGGCGGCCTCGGCCCCGGCCTGGGGGGCGCGATCGCCGGCGGCGTTGCCCGCGTTGGCCTGGATGAGGGAGAGGGCCAGCGCGGCGGCGGCCAGGCCCGCGATCCGGTAGCGCCAGGACGGCAGGGCTCTGCGTGCGCGGTGTTCGGTCGTGCGTCTCTTGAGGAAGGGCACGGCACTCCTGTTCCGAGGAAGTGGGGTTCCTCCGGCCGGTGGTCCGGCCAGGGTAGAGAGCGCTCTCTCAAAGGAACGTAGAAGTGTGACCGAAGCATGTCAATACTTTGAGAGGAGGCCTCAAATGCCTGCTGCTGAACGGGATTCGGGGTCCCATGACCGGGAGAGCGCTCTCCCGGGGGGAGGTTCGACCATGGGGCGAGGGGGACTGTCAGTGGTGGACGGCAGGATGGTGGTCATGACGACGAACTCAGCAGGTGCGCTCGCCGACACCGCCTCCTACGCCGCCGCGGTCGAAGAGGCCAAGCGTGCCGCCGCCGCGTATTACACCGCAGGTGAGAGCAGCCTCGACGACGACGCGTACGACCGGCTCGTGCGCGGGATCGCCGCCTACGAGGAGGAGCACCCGCAGGAGGTTCTGGACGCCTCGCCCACCGGGAAGGTCGCGGGCGGAGCGGCGTCGGGGGACGTGCCGCACACCGTCCCGATGCTCTCGCTGGACAACGTCTTCTCCGCCGAGCAGTTCGTCACCTGGACCGTGTCGGTGGAGCGGCGCATCGGCAGACCCGTCGCCGCCTGGAGCGTGGAGCCGAAGCTCGACGGCCTGGCCGTCGCCGCGCGATACCAGGAGGGCCGCCTCGACCGGCTGATCACCCGCGGCGACGGGACGGCCGGGGAGGACGTCTCGCACGCGATCGGCACGGTGCTCGGTCTGCCCGAGCGGCTCGGTGCTCCCGTCACCCTCGAGGTGCGCGGTGAGATCCTCATGACCAACGAGCAGTTCGAGCAGGCGAACACGGTGCGCACCGGGCACGGCGCGGCCCCCTTCGCCAACCCGCGCAAC contains:
- a CDS encoding DUF305 domain-containing protein gives rise to the protein MTARRTAALLLLLVLLTSCAGEGDRRSDPASGHSPTTAGSAPSVDPTDAAWVQLMIPMDEQALVLLDVAAGKATGPGLRSWAARLRTAQAGELAALRGLRDRMGLPDTDLHKGHDMPGMVTAEDLDRARAARGAAFDRLLVTLIHDHLRQSEQVSRSATAAGGSADARARARALVAARGEQLAALTDLCAGRAADVPEPFACPSDHPV
- a CDS encoding DUF1996 domain-containing protein is translated as MPFLKRRTTEHRARRALPSWRYRIAGLAAAALALSLIQANAGNAAGDRAPQAGAEAAADVVRVAEFLAECPYTHRAPDDPIVLPNLPGASHMHSFFGNDSANAHSDLASLEKARTSCAPATDLSSYWVPTLYDGDRAVEPTGTTFYYLGEGVRDDIIRTIEPFPRGLRIVAGNAKATGPDDNTISRWSCLHHGEVDPSHDFVNCPAGSMMESYLDFPQCWNGRDLDSADHKSHMAYPVGGACPSTHPVPVPKLRQVLRYPVNGDPARLRLASGRGYTMHGDFFNVWPEAEIAQRVRDCINAIIKCGADGTP